Proteins from a genomic interval of Sparus aurata chromosome 21, fSpaAur1.1, whole genome shotgun sequence:
- the LOC115573210 gene encoding uncharacterized protein LOC115573210 isoform X2, with protein sequence MILLHHLDSFTSADTFNSTQVFVLLFLTVGGYWIVGSGTKLIVTASDEQIVKPVVSVYPAASRAHLEGRSSLLCVASAMFPPLVRFSWIRRKEDQEKRLPAEGEQLELSESGCTATILPLDRDALDTYKYRCSVQHEGGTVEAQTEQAAVQTTSSSITSSAPPTSIVTQPEAVSFQSQCRVKLLCVLYTVLIVKSLVYCCGLSLLRIL encoded by the exons atgatccTGCTTCATCATTTGGACTCGTTCACCTCAGCCGACACGTTCAACAGCACACaggtttttgtattactcttTCTCACTGTGGGAGGATACTGGATCGTTGGCTCTGGAACTAAACTGATTGTAACAG cttcagatgAGCAGATAGTGAAGCCCGTGGTGAGCGTGTacccagcagcatccagagcccacctggaggggaggagctccctgctgtgtgtggcctcagccatgtttcctcctctggtccGCTTCTCCTGGATAAGACGAAAGGAGGATCAGGAGAAGCGGCTCCCTgctgagggagagcagctggagctcagtgAGTCGGGATGTACCGCCACCATCTTGCCGCTTGATCGGGACGCTCTAGACACGTATAAATACCGCTGCTCCGTCCAGCACGAGGGGGGCACAGTGGAGGCCCAAACAGAACAAG ctgcagttcaaacaacaagcagcagcatcacatccAGCGCACCACCTACCTCCATCGTAACGCAGCCTGAAGCAG tgtccttCCAGTCTCAGTGCagggtgaagctgctctgtgtgctctacacagtgctgatagtgaagagtctggtgtactgctgtggactctctctgctgaggatcCTCTGA
- the LOC115573210 gene encoding uncharacterized protein LOC115573210 isoform X1 translates to MILLHHLDSFTSADTFNSTQVFVLLFLTVGGYWIVGSGTKLIVTASDEQIVKPVVSVYPAASRAHLEGRSSLLCVASAMFPPLVRFSWIRRKEDQEKRLPAEGEQLELSESGCTATILPLDRDALDTYKYRCSVQHEGGTVEAQTEQAAVQTTSSSITSSAPPTSIVTQPEAAAGQTTNSNRTTSSKLPTSTVTWRQTVSFQSQCRVKLLCVLYTVLIVKSLVYCCGLSLLRIL, encoded by the exons atgatccTGCTTCATCATTTGGACTCGTTCACCTCAGCCGACACGTTCAACAGCACACaggtttttgtattactcttTCTCACTGTGGGAGGATACTGGATCGTTGGCTCTGGAACTAAACTGATTGTAACAG cttcagatgAGCAGATAGTGAAGCCCGTGGTGAGCGTGTacccagcagcatccagagcccacctggaggggaggagctccctgctgtgtgtggcctcagccatgtttcctcctctggtccGCTTCTCCTGGATAAGACGAAAGGAGGATCAGGAGAAGCGGCTCCCTgctgagggagagcagctggagctcagtgAGTCGGGATGTACCGCCACCATCTTGCCGCTTGATCGGGACGCTCTAGACACGTATAAATACCGCTGCTCCGTCCAGCACGAGGGGGGCACAGTGGAGGCCCAAACAGAACAAG ctgcagttcaaacaacaagcagcagcatcacatccAGCGCACCACCTACCTCCATCGTAACGCAGCCTGAAGCAG ctgcaggtcagacaacaaacagcaacagaacCACATCCAGCAAATTGCCCACCTCCACCGTAACGTGGCGTCAAACAG tgtccttCCAGTCTCAGTGCagggtgaagctgctctgtgtgctctacacagtgctgatagtgaagagtctggtgtactgctgtggactctctctgctgaggatcCTCTGA